In the genome of Sebastes umbrosus isolate fSebUmb1 chromosome 14, fSebUmb1.pri, whole genome shotgun sequence, one region contains:
- the atxn2l gene encoding ataxin-2-like protein isoform X1 has translation MHMTKKTRTTMKPPSQTSPVSSLVFEGVYNNARMLHFLTAVVGSTCDVRVKNGTAYEGIFKTLSSQCELAVDAVHKHGDGDGGGGGGEEGGGGSESTPPKIEDITDTMIFSPTDLVTMTCRDVDLNFAVRDTFTDTSISSSRVNGEHREKVLQRWDGNGNGENFELEADTSNGWDANEMFKFNEEAYGVKSTYDSSLSMYTMPLEKGNSEVFRQREARAARLANEIEGSLQYRRRVSLENDEGRSEEDKYSSVVREREDRASPGFTSTGREGKYIPLPQRAREIGLSGRTGASGRTSTPTSSRHPPPGSSSPKPPPSDRSSPLSVRTAYSPHQSQSSPPAAGSPPCANHVLPHSLSHPQALADSTRSSVNGVTSRTSPKSQRLQSSRTLRTPNSQSSPAVSRAPKQDGPPQDSPLVGPVFLDTSSSAVTMATTIAKPSGPTPLFPVDVNEILSTAAKERTESLAEGKSGGKAPSVQQRSQLEELRKFGKEFRLQPTSSSSPSASPADPPQHSSASPTDSSSSSTSPAPPKPVTSSSAAQDLQQTAEAAPTSAAAAAGPEGPQQPGTPLAPGGEDGCPESSDRPESASAAAAQVKNSTLNPNAKEFLPIKVNVIQKPAPTPTPPRPTQPSPSLVLAPQGQPGGGAIYSNPPGHYLSYVTPLHLQGHQLQAPQMYQYAMSAVNQGKYPRPKGPVVGQRPEHHASQASSMISAAASAAGPPLVASPYPQSYLQYGQVIQALPPHYHGQPVYSMLQGGRMLTSGAPPQQMGPPGGQYPGQAEGQQQQQQQQQQQQQQQAAMYAQSFSHHAGAMHHPQPSSTPTGNQQPPQHSAPSPGHNQSGQAGPQPQSMFHSGGLQAPTPPNLQPGHSSPQASYAMQGYNLQGHQQLPHGFPSISQLTQAHVAGGMSGPHHSAGHGLPPVMLHYVSPQQGAGSNPQHGPQQGAPQHFYIGHPQAVQVQAHPTQQLSFHPSAN, from the exons ATGCACATGACTAAAAA gaCCAGGACCACCATGAAACCTCCGTCTCAGACCTCTCCTGTCAGCAGCTTA GTATTTGAAGGCGTCTACAACAACGCCAGAATGCTTCACTTCCTCACAGCAGTCGTG GGCTCCACCTGCGATGTGAGAGTGAAGAACGGCACCGCGTACGAAGGAATCTTCAAGACTTTAAGCTCACag TGTGAGCTGGCGGTCGATGCTGTCCATAAACATGGCGatggagacggaggaggaggaggcggcgaggagggaggaggaggaagcgaGTCCACTCCACCCAAGATTGAAGACATCACTGACACCATGATCTTCAGCCCCACTGACCTGGTGACCATGACCTGTCGCGACGTCGACTTAAACTTCGCTGTCAGAG aCACGTTCACCGACACGTCCATCAGCTCCTCCCGGGTGAACGGGGAACACCGGGAGAAGGTCCTTCAGAGGTGGGACGGAAACGGAAACGGAGAAAACTTTGAGCTGGAGGCCGACACA TCAAACGGCTGGGACGCCAACGAGATGTTCAAGTTTAACGAGGAGGCGTACGGCGTCAAGTCCACCTACGACTCCAGCCTCTCCATGTACAC CATGCCTTTGGAGAAGGGGAACTCTGAGGTTTTCCGGCAGCGGGAAGCGCGAGCCGCTCGGCTGGCCAACGAGATCGAAGGCAGCCTGCAGTACCGCCGGCGGGTTTCTTTAGAGAACGACGAGGGTCGGAGCGAGGAGGACAAATACAGCTCCGTGGTCcgagagagggaggacagagcCAGCCCCGGGTTCACCTCCACCGGCAG GGAAGGTAAATACATTCCTCTCCCGCAGAGGGCTCGAGAGATCGGCCTGTCTGGCAGGACCGGAGCCTCCGGTCGAACCTCCACGCCGACCTCCTCCAGACACCCGCCGCCCGGCTCGTCCTCCCCCAAACCGCCGCCGTCTGACAGGAGCAGCCCGCTGTCCGTCAGGACGGCCTACTCTCCTCACCAATCGCAGAGCAGCCCGCCGGCGGCCGGCAGCCCTCCCTGTGCCAATCACGTCCTCCCGCactccctctctcatcctcaGGCGCTGGCCGACTCCACGCGCTCATCTGTCAACGGAG ttaCATCCAGAACTTCCCCCAAATCTCAGAGACTTCAGAGCAGCAGAACCCTGCGAACCCCAAACTCCCAGTCCTCACCTGCAG TCTCTCGTGCTCCAAAACAAGACGGCCCTCCCCAGGACTCCCCCCTGGTCGGCCCCGTGTTCTTGgacacctcctcctctgctgtcaccatggcaaccaccaTCGCCAAACCCTCCGGCCCCACCCCGCTGTTCCCTGTCGATG TGAACGAGATCCTCAGCACCGCAGCTAAAGAGCGAACTGAGAGTCTGGCTGAAGGCAAGAGCGGCGGCAAAG ctccctCAGTCCAGCAGAGATctcagctggaggagctgcgCAAGTTCGGCAAAGAGTTCAGG CTGCagcccacctcctcctcctctccgtcaGCGAGTCCTGCAGATCCTCCTCAGCACAGCTCCGCCTCCCCCAccgactcctcctcctcctccacctcccccgcGCCGCCTAAACctgtcacctcctcctctgctgcccaAGACCTGCAGCAGACCGCGGAGGCAGCCCCGACctccgccgccgctgctgctgggcCGGAGGGGCCGCAGCAGCCTGGGACCCCTCTGGCCCCCGGCGGCGAGGATGGCTGTCCGGAGAGCAGCGATCGACCAGAGTCTGCGTCTGCAGCTGCAGC gCAAGTGAAAAACTCAACTTTGAATCCAAATGcaaaagaatttcttcccaTAAAAGTGAACGTGATCCAG AAGCCTGCTCCGACCCCCACCCCTCCTCGACCAACCCAGCCCAGCCCCTCTTTGGTTCTGGCCCCTCAGGGACAGCCGGGAGGAGGCGCCATCTACAGCAACCCACCTGGACACTACCTGTCCTACGtcacccccctccacctccaagGACACCAGCTCCAG GCTCCTCAGATGTATCAGTACGCCATGTCAGCTGTCAACCAGGGCAAATACCCCCGACCCAAAG GCCCGGTGGTGGGACAGCGTCCGGAGCATCACGCCTCCCAGGCCTCCTCCATGATCTCAGCTGCGGCGTCGGCAGCAGGCCCCCCGCTGGTGGCTTCACCTTACCCCCAGTCTTACCTGCAGTACGGTCAGGTGATCCAGGCCCTGCCCCCACACTACCACGGACAG CCCGTTTACTCGATGCTGCAGGGGGGAAGGATGCTGACGTCCGGGGCCCCTCCTCAGCAGATGGGTCCTCCCGGGGGCCAGTACCCCGGCCAGGCTGAgggccaacaacaacaacaacaacaacaacaacaacaacaacaacaacaggcgGCCATGTATG CTCAGTCGTTCTCTCACCACGCGGGCGCCATGCATCATCCTCAGCCCTCCAGCACCCCCACTGGGAACCAGCAGCCTCCGCAGCACTCAGCTCCCAGTCCAGGACACAACCAG TCGGGTCAGGCCGGTCCTCAGCCTCAGTCCATGTTCCACTCTGGAGGTCTGCAGGCTCCGACTCCTCCCAACCTGCAGCCGGGCCACAGCTCCCCACAGGCCTCCTACGCCATGCAGGGATACAACCTCCAAGGACACCAGCAGCTGCCCCACGGATTCCCCTCAATCAGCCAACTCACACag GCTCACGTCGCAGGAGGAATGTCAGGACCTCACCACTCTGCAGGCCACGGCCTGCCGCCCGTCATGCTGCACTACGTCTCCCCTCAGCAGGGCGCCGGCTCCAACCCCCAACACGGCCCCCAGCAGGGGGCGCCACAACACTTCTACATCGGACACCCACAAG CTGTTCAGGTTCAGGCTCATCCCACCCAGCAGCTGTCCTTCCACCCCTCTGCAAACTGA
- the atxn2l gene encoding ataxin-2-like protein isoform X2 has translation MKPPSQTSPVSSLVFEGVYNNARMLHFLTAVVGSTCDVRVKNGTAYEGIFKTLSSQCELAVDAVHKHGDGDGGGGGGEEGGGGSESTPPKIEDITDTMIFSPTDLVTMTCRDVDLNFAVRDTFTDTSISSSRVNGEHREKVLQRWDGNGNGENFELEADTSNGWDANEMFKFNEEAYGVKSTYDSSLSMYTMPLEKGNSEVFRQREARAARLANEIEGSLQYRRRVSLENDEGRSEEDKYSSVVREREDRASPGFTSTGREGKYIPLPQRAREIGLSGRTGASGRTSTPTSSRHPPPGSSSPKPPPSDRSSPLSVRTAYSPHQSQSSPPAAGSPPCANHVLPHSLSHPQALADSTRSSVNGVTSRTSPKSQRLQSSRTLRTPNSQSSPAVSRAPKQDGPPQDSPLVGPVFLDTSSSAVTMATTIAKPSGPTPLFPVDVNEILSTAAKERTESLAEGKSGGKAPSVQQRSQLEELRKFGKEFRLQPTSSSSPSASPADPPQHSSASPTDSSSSSTSPAPPKPVTSSSAAQDLQQTAEAAPTSAAAAAGPEGPQQPGTPLAPGGEDGCPESSDRPESASAAAAQVKNSTLNPNAKEFLPIKVNVIQKPAPTPTPPRPTQPSPSLVLAPQGQPGGGAIYSNPPGHYLSYVTPLHLQGHQLQAPQMYQYAMSAVNQGKYPRPKGPVVGQRPEHHASQASSMISAAASAAGPPLVASPYPQSYLQYGQVIQALPPHYHGQPVYSMLQGGRMLTSGAPPQQMGPPGGQYPGQAEGQQQQQQQQQQQQQQQAAMYAQSFSHHAGAMHHPQPSSTPTGNQQPPQHSAPSPGHNQSGQAGPQPQSMFHSGGLQAPTPPNLQPGHSSPQASYAMQGYNLQGHQQLPHGFPSISQLTQAHVAGGMSGPHHSAGHGLPPVMLHYVSPQQGAGSNPQHGPQQGAPQHFYIGHPQAVQVQAHPTQQLSFHPSAN, from the exons ATGAAACCTCCGTCTCAGACCTCTCCTGTCAGCAGCTTA GTATTTGAAGGCGTCTACAACAACGCCAGAATGCTTCACTTCCTCACAGCAGTCGTG GGCTCCACCTGCGATGTGAGAGTGAAGAACGGCACCGCGTACGAAGGAATCTTCAAGACTTTAAGCTCACag TGTGAGCTGGCGGTCGATGCTGTCCATAAACATGGCGatggagacggaggaggaggaggcggcgaggagggaggaggaggaagcgaGTCCACTCCACCCAAGATTGAAGACATCACTGACACCATGATCTTCAGCCCCACTGACCTGGTGACCATGACCTGTCGCGACGTCGACTTAAACTTCGCTGTCAGAG aCACGTTCACCGACACGTCCATCAGCTCCTCCCGGGTGAACGGGGAACACCGGGAGAAGGTCCTTCAGAGGTGGGACGGAAACGGAAACGGAGAAAACTTTGAGCTGGAGGCCGACACA TCAAACGGCTGGGACGCCAACGAGATGTTCAAGTTTAACGAGGAGGCGTACGGCGTCAAGTCCACCTACGACTCCAGCCTCTCCATGTACAC CATGCCTTTGGAGAAGGGGAACTCTGAGGTTTTCCGGCAGCGGGAAGCGCGAGCCGCTCGGCTGGCCAACGAGATCGAAGGCAGCCTGCAGTACCGCCGGCGGGTTTCTTTAGAGAACGACGAGGGTCGGAGCGAGGAGGACAAATACAGCTCCGTGGTCcgagagagggaggacagagcCAGCCCCGGGTTCACCTCCACCGGCAG GGAAGGTAAATACATTCCTCTCCCGCAGAGGGCTCGAGAGATCGGCCTGTCTGGCAGGACCGGAGCCTCCGGTCGAACCTCCACGCCGACCTCCTCCAGACACCCGCCGCCCGGCTCGTCCTCCCCCAAACCGCCGCCGTCTGACAGGAGCAGCCCGCTGTCCGTCAGGACGGCCTACTCTCCTCACCAATCGCAGAGCAGCCCGCCGGCGGCCGGCAGCCCTCCCTGTGCCAATCACGTCCTCCCGCactccctctctcatcctcaGGCGCTGGCCGACTCCACGCGCTCATCTGTCAACGGAG ttaCATCCAGAACTTCCCCCAAATCTCAGAGACTTCAGAGCAGCAGAACCCTGCGAACCCCAAACTCCCAGTCCTCACCTGCAG TCTCTCGTGCTCCAAAACAAGACGGCCCTCCCCAGGACTCCCCCCTGGTCGGCCCCGTGTTCTTGgacacctcctcctctgctgtcaccatggcaaccaccaTCGCCAAACCCTCCGGCCCCACCCCGCTGTTCCCTGTCGATG TGAACGAGATCCTCAGCACCGCAGCTAAAGAGCGAACTGAGAGTCTGGCTGAAGGCAAGAGCGGCGGCAAAG ctccctCAGTCCAGCAGAGATctcagctggaggagctgcgCAAGTTCGGCAAAGAGTTCAGG CTGCagcccacctcctcctcctctccgtcaGCGAGTCCTGCAGATCCTCCTCAGCACAGCTCCGCCTCCCCCAccgactcctcctcctcctccacctcccccgcGCCGCCTAAACctgtcacctcctcctctgctgcccaAGACCTGCAGCAGACCGCGGAGGCAGCCCCGACctccgccgccgctgctgctgggcCGGAGGGGCCGCAGCAGCCTGGGACCCCTCTGGCCCCCGGCGGCGAGGATGGCTGTCCGGAGAGCAGCGATCGACCAGAGTCTGCGTCTGCAGCTGCAGC gCAAGTGAAAAACTCAACTTTGAATCCAAATGcaaaagaatttcttcccaTAAAAGTGAACGTGATCCAG AAGCCTGCTCCGACCCCCACCCCTCCTCGACCAACCCAGCCCAGCCCCTCTTTGGTTCTGGCCCCTCAGGGACAGCCGGGAGGAGGCGCCATCTACAGCAACCCACCTGGACACTACCTGTCCTACGtcacccccctccacctccaagGACACCAGCTCCAG GCTCCTCAGATGTATCAGTACGCCATGTCAGCTGTCAACCAGGGCAAATACCCCCGACCCAAAG GCCCGGTGGTGGGACAGCGTCCGGAGCATCACGCCTCCCAGGCCTCCTCCATGATCTCAGCTGCGGCGTCGGCAGCAGGCCCCCCGCTGGTGGCTTCACCTTACCCCCAGTCTTACCTGCAGTACGGTCAGGTGATCCAGGCCCTGCCCCCACACTACCACGGACAG CCCGTTTACTCGATGCTGCAGGGGGGAAGGATGCTGACGTCCGGGGCCCCTCCTCAGCAGATGGGTCCTCCCGGGGGCCAGTACCCCGGCCAGGCTGAgggccaacaacaacaacaacaacaacaacaacaacaacaacaacaacaggcgGCCATGTATG CTCAGTCGTTCTCTCACCACGCGGGCGCCATGCATCATCCTCAGCCCTCCAGCACCCCCACTGGGAACCAGCAGCCTCCGCAGCACTCAGCTCCCAGTCCAGGACACAACCAG TCGGGTCAGGCCGGTCCTCAGCCTCAGTCCATGTTCCACTCTGGAGGTCTGCAGGCTCCGACTCCTCCCAACCTGCAGCCGGGCCACAGCTCCCCACAGGCCTCCTACGCCATGCAGGGATACAACCTCCAAGGACACCAGCAGCTGCCCCACGGATTCCCCTCAATCAGCCAACTCACACag GCTCACGTCGCAGGAGGAATGTCAGGACCTCACCACTCTGCAGGCCACGGCCTGCCGCCCGTCATGCTGCACTACGTCTCCCCTCAGCAGGGCGCCGGCTCCAACCCCCAACACGGCCCCCAGCAGGGGGCGCCACAACACTTCTACATCGGACACCCACAAG CTGTTCAGGTTCAGGCTCATCCCACCCAGCAGCTGTCCTTCCACCCCTCTGCAAACTGA